Proteins encoded within one genomic window of Formosa agariphila KMM 3901:
- the uvrC gene encoding excinuclease ABC subunit UvrC: MDETALQIQLKTLPSSPGVYQYFDANGTIIYVGKAKNLKKRVSSYFTKTHDSGKTRVLVKKIVEIKHIVVETETDALLLENNLIKKYQPRYNVLLKDDKTYPWICIKKERFPRVFSTRRVIKDGSEYFGPYTNFKTIHTLLDLIKGVYPLRTCNYDLSESKIESGKYKVCLEYHLGNCKGPCEDYESIEEYNRNIVAIREILKGNFKDSLAQFKNQMKYFATNLQFEEAQKVKEKIEVLENYQAKSTIISPKISNVDVFSIMSDEGFGYVNFLQISYGSIIRSHTLEIKKKLDETDKQLLELAITEIRQRFHSNSKEIYVPFKVSLGEDVRVTVPQLGDKKRILDLSLRNAKYYRMERFKQIKITDPDRHVNRIMAQMKTDLRLHEEPRYIECFDNSNIQGTHPVAACVVFKDGKPSKKDYRHFNIKTVVGPDDFASMEEVVFRRYKRLVEEQQPLPQLIIIDGGKGQLSSALNALDDLGLRGKIAIIGIAKRLEELFYPEDPIPLYLDKKSETLKIIQQLRNEAHRFGIEHHRNRRSKSALNTELETIPGIGQKTIVELLSQFKSVKRVSNASLKDLEAVVGVSRASKIYNYYHTT; this comes from the coding sequence ATGGATGAAACCGCATTACAAATTCAGTTAAAAACCTTGCCATCTTCACCAGGGGTGTATCAGTATTTCGATGCTAATGGAACTATAATTTATGTAGGAAAAGCAAAGAATTTAAAGAAGCGAGTGTCTTCTTATTTTACCAAAACACACGACAGTGGCAAGACGCGGGTACTTGTAAAAAAGATTGTCGAGATTAAGCATATTGTGGTCGAGACAGAAACCGATGCGTTACTTCTGGAGAATAATTTGATAAAAAAATATCAGCCAAGATATAATGTGTTGTTAAAAGATGATAAAACGTATCCATGGATTTGTATTAAAAAAGAACGGTTTCCGCGTGTATTTTCTACCCGACGTGTTATAAAAGATGGTTCTGAATATTTCGGGCCCTACACAAATTTTAAGACCATACACACGTTGCTAGATTTAATTAAAGGCGTGTACCCGTTAAGAACATGTAATTACGATTTATCTGAATCTAAGATTGAATCGGGTAAGTATAAAGTGTGTTTAGAGTATCATTTAGGAAATTGTAAAGGACCATGCGAAGATTATGAGAGTATAGAGGAATACAATAGAAACATTGTTGCGATACGCGAGATTTTAAAAGGAAATTTTAAAGATTCTTTGGCTCAGTTTAAAAATCAAATGAAATACTTTGCAACGAATTTACAATTTGAAGAAGCACAAAAAGTCAAAGAAAAAATTGAAGTCTTAGAAAATTATCAAGCAAAATCTACCATTATTAGTCCTAAAATTAGCAATGTAGATGTGTTTTCTATTATGAGCGACGAGGGTTTTGGATATGTAAATTTTCTTCAAATTTCATATGGTTCAATAATTCGGTCACATACTCTAGAAATTAAGAAAAAATTAGATGAAACCGATAAACAATTATTAGAATTGGCAATAACTGAGATTCGTCAGCGTTTTCATTCCAATTCAAAAGAAATATACGTACCTTTTAAAGTGAGTTTGGGTGAAGACGTTCGGGTAACCGTTCCGCAGTTAGGCGATAAGAAACGTATTTTAGATTTGTCGCTTCGTAATGCAAAATATTATCGCATGGAACGCTTTAAACAAATTAAAATTACAGATCCAGATCGACATGTAAATCGTATTATGGCACAGATGAAAACCGATTTACGATTACATGAAGAGCCTAGATATATTGAATGTTTTGATAACTCGAACATACAAGGAACCCATCCAGTAGCCGCTTGTGTGGTGTTTAAGGATGGAAAACCGAGTAAAAAGGATTACAGGCATTTTAATATTAAAACAGTGGTTGGACCAGACGATTTTGCATCTATGGAAGAAGTTGTATTTAGGCGTTATAAACGTTTGGTAGAAGAACAGCAACCGTTACCACAACTTATAATTATTGATGGTGGAAAAGGGCAATTATCATCAGCATTAAATGCTTTAGATGATTTAGGATTGCGAGGAAAAATAGCTATTATCGGAATTGCAAAACGTTTAGAAGAATTGTTTTATCCTGAAGATCCAATTCCGTTGTACTTAGATAAAAAAAGCGAGACACTGAAGATTATTCAGCAATTGCGAAATGAGGCGCACAGATTTGGTATAGAACACCATAGGAATAGACGAAGTAAAAGTGCGCTAAATACCGAATTAGAAACCATACCGGGAATAGGACAAAAAACGATTGTCGAATTGTTAAGTCAGTTTAAATCTGTAAAACGCGTTTCGAACGCATCATTAAAAGATCTAGAAGCTGTTGTAGGTGTGTCTAGAGCAAGTAAAATTTATAATTATTATCATACCACATAA
- a CDS encoding ATP-dependent zinc protease family protein, whose translation MDKRIIGRVDKFDFPKLDLFNIDVKIDTGAYTSAIHCSEIKEENNTLRCIFYSKGHPNFSSKEVIFNEYTFTNVKSSNGIKENRYKIKSEVIIFGKTYKINLTLSTRDDMRFPVLIGRQFLKRKFLVDVDLQNLSLNLKDQ comes from the coding sequence ATGGATAAACGCATAATAGGTCGTGTAGATAAATTTGATTTTCCAAAATTAGATTTATTTAATATCGATGTAAAAATAGATACAGGAGCATATACTTCTGCGATTCATTGTTCAGAAATTAAAGAAGAAAACAATACACTGCGTTGCATTTTTTACAGCAAAGGACATCCTAACTTTAGTAGTAAAGAAGTAATATTTAACGAATACACCTTTACAAACGTAAAAAGTAGCAACGGCATAAAAGAAAATAGATATAAAATAAAATCTGAAGTGATAATTTTTGGTAAAACGTACAAGATCAACTTAACTTTAAGCACACGAGACGATATGCGATTTCCTGTACTTATTGGCAGACAGTTTTTAAAACGAAAATTCTTAGTCGATGTTGATCTTCAAAATTTATCTCTTAACTTAAAAGACCAATGA
- the rimK gene encoding 30S ribosomal protein S6--L-glutamate ligase — protein MNIVILSRNAELYSTDRLVEEGEKRGHLIEVIDPLKCDIIIEKEKPTIYYKNRYLDYVDAIIPRIGASVTFYGCAVVRQFEMMNVFTIVTSDAIQRSRDKLRSLQRLSKAGIGMPKTVFTNYSRDVEEVIAHVGGTPVIIKLLEGTQGLGVVLAETKNAAESVLEAFNGLQARVIVQEFIKEANGADLRALIVDGQVVGAMKRQGKEGEFRSNLHRGGSANIIKLNAAELKLAVNAANALKLPVCGVDMLQSARGPLLLEVNSTPGLEGIEAATGKNIAKNIISFIERNAKR, from the coding sequence ATGAACATTGTAATTTTATCAAGAAACGCAGAGCTTTACTCAACAGACCGATTAGTTGAAGAAGGTGAAAAACGCGGACACCTTATAGAAGTAATAGACCCGCTTAAATGCGACATTATTATAGAAAAGGAAAAACCAACTATTTACTACAAAAATCGTTATTTAGATTATGTAGACGCCATTATTCCACGTATTGGTGCTTCGGTAACATTCTATGGCTGTGCTGTTGTTCGTCAGTTTGAAATGATGAATGTATTCACCATAGTAACTTCCGATGCAATACAGCGTTCTCGCGATAAACTAAGGTCTTTACAACGCCTAAGTAAAGCAGGAATTGGAATGCCAAAAACGGTATTTACAAATTACTCTAGAGATGTAGAAGAGGTTATTGCACATGTTGGTGGAACACCTGTAATTATTAAACTTTTAGAAGGAACTCAAGGTTTAGGAGTAGTTTTAGCAGAAACTAAAAACGCTGCAGAATCTGTTCTTGAAGCTTTTAATGGTTTACAAGCAAGAGTTATTGTACAAGAGTTTATTAAAGAAGCTAACGGTGCCGATTTAAGAGCTTTAATTGTAGACGGGCAAGTGGTTGGAGCTATGAAACGCCAAGGAAAAGAAGGAGAGTTCCGTTCTAACTTACACCGTGGAGGATCGGCTAACATTATTAAATTAAATGCAGCCGAACTAAAATTAGCGGTTAATGCTGCTAATGCATTAAAACTTCCTGTTTGTGGGGTAGATATGTTACAGTCTGCAAGAGGACCATTACTTTTAGAAGTAAACTCTACACCTGGATTAGAAGGTATTGAAGCTGCTACTGGCAAAAATATTGCTAAGAATATAATTAGTTTTATTGAACGAAACGCAAAACGATAA
- a CDS encoding succinylglutamate desuccinylase/aspartoacylase family protein, with the protein MIFQKDILHVLGHKIHPGESAEISFDVANLHTSSSVDVPVFIERSKRPGPTVLFTAGIHGDEVNGVEIVRQIIAKGLNKPKRGSIICIPVINIFGFINLKREFPDGRDLNRVFPGNDNGSLASQVAYKLIHEVIPSVDYVFDFHTGGAGRFNAPQIRIMKDDRELDNLARAFGAPFVMYSKNLSKSFRFTCSKLGIPMLLFEGGKSIHIDQNVTNTGVNGAKRVLFYLDMLNAKFKVSPPKKPCVFILETRWQRANYSGMFRPALDLMGTKVKKGDIIGNITDPYGKFNDYVKAESSGYIINVNESPIVYQGDAIFHITRKLKRDL; encoded by the coding sequence ATGATATTTCAGAAGGATATTTTACATGTTTTAGGACACAAAATTCATCCGGGAGAAAGTGCCGAAATTAGTTTCGATGTCGCTAATCTGCACACGTCTTCTAGTGTCGATGTTCCTGTATTTATAGAACGCTCTAAGCGACCAGGGCCAACAGTTTTATTTACAGCAGGAATTCATGGCGACGAAGTAAATGGCGTGGAAATAGTACGCCAAATTATCGCCAAAGGACTTAACAAACCAAAACGCGGTAGTATTATTTGTATTCCTGTAATTAATATCTTCGGATTTATAAACTTAAAACGAGAATTTCCTGATGGCCGTGATCTAAACCGTGTGTTTCCTGGAAACGATAATGGTTCGTTAGCAAGTCAGGTTGCCTATAAATTAATTCACGAGGTTATTCCTTCTGTAGATTATGTATTCGATTTTCATACCGGTGGTGCGGGTCGATTTAATGCACCACAAATTCGAATTATGAAGGACGACAGAGAGCTAGATAATTTAGCAAGAGCGTTTGGAGCTCCCTTTGTAATGTACTCTAAAAATTTAAGTAAATCGTTTCGTTTTACCTGTTCAAAATTAGGGATTCCTATGCTTCTTTTCGAAGGTGGAAAATCTATACATATAGACCAAAACGTTACAAACACAGGCGTTAACGGTGCCAAACGGGTTTTATTTTATTTAGACATGCTTAATGCTAAATTTAAAGTGTCACCACCAAAAAAACCGTGTGTATTTATATTAGAAACCAGATGGCAGCGTGCTAATTATTCGGGTATGTTTAGACCTGCACTAGATTTAATGGGTACCAAAGTAAAAAAGGGAGATATTATTGGTAACATTACGGATCCGTACGGAAAATTTAACGATTATGTAAAAGCAGAAAGTAGCGGCTATATCATTAACGTTAACGAATCCCCTATTGTTTATCAAGGAGACGCCATATTCCATATTACAAGAAAACTCAAACGTGATTTATGA
- a CDS encoding 5-formyltetrahydrofolate cyclo-ligase: MTKSELRKTYKAKRKALSLDACDDLSIAISNQLLKLPIWDKSFYHIFLTIEEQQEVNTEFILNILSGKDKNIVISKSDFNTGLMHHVLLTDATTIKKNSYNIPEPIDGIPIPNSSIEVVFIPLLAFDKKGNRIGYGKGFYDRFLEACNPETIKIGLSFFESEDEISDVYDTDIPLDYCVTPNRIYTF, translated from the coding sequence ATGACAAAATCAGAGTTACGAAAAACATACAAAGCCAAACGTAAAGCATTATCATTAGATGCGTGCGACGATTTAAGCATCGCCATTTCCAATCAGCTTTTAAAGCTTCCTATTTGGGACAAATCATTCTATCATATCTTTTTAACTATTGAAGAACAACAAGAAGTTAACACCGAATTTATTCTGAATATCCTATCCGGAAAAGATAAAAATATCGTGATTTCTAAGAGCGATTTCAACACCGGACTCATGCATCATGTTTTACTTACAGATGCTACCACAATTAAGAAAAATAGTTATAATATCCCGGAGCCTATAGATGGTATTCCTATCCCAAATTCGAGTATTGAAGTGGTTTTTATTCCGCTTTTAGCGTTCGACAAAAAAGGAAACAGAATTGGTTACGGTAAAGGATTTTACGACAGATTTTTAGAAGCTTGCAATCCTGAAACTATAAAAATAGGATTATCTTTTTTTGAATCTGAAGATGAAATTTCTGATGTTTACGACACTGATATTCCTTTAGATTATTGCGTAACTCCCAATAGGATTTACACATTCTAA
- a CDS encoding lipoprotein signal peptidase has translation MSLKKASILIFVVLLIDQISKIYIKTHFILGEDVTVFNWFRIYFIENEGMAWGTKISDFSDSISDRTAKTSLTIFRIFAIFGIGYWLYSTVKTNGHYLLTIAIALIFAGALGNIIDSVFYGVIFNDSHGQIASLFPATGGYDTLLHGKVVDMLYFPMWKGYLPEWLPLWGGKFFTFFEPVFNVADVAISTGFVMLLVFNKKAFPKDS, from the coding sequence ATGTCCTTAAAAAAAGCCAGTATACTTATTTTTGTCGTTTTACTCATCGATCAAATAAGTAAAATCTATATAAAAACACATTTTATTTTAGGTGAGGATGTTACAGTTTTTAACTGGTTTAGAATTTATTTTATTGAAAATGAAGGAATGGCTTGGGGAACTAAAATTAGTGATTTTAGCGACTCCATTTCAGATAGAACAGCTAAAACTTCGCTAACTATATTCAGAATATTTGCTATTTTCGGAATAGGATATTGGTTGTATTCAACTGTAAAAACTAATGGTCATTATTTACTAACTATTGCAATTGCGTTAATCTTTGCAGGGGCCTTAGGTAATATTATAGATTCTGTATTTTATGGTGTTATCTTTAACGATAGTCATGGCCAAATTGCTTCATTATTTCCTGCAACTGGAGGTTATGATACTTTACTTCATGGAAAAGTAGTAGATATGTTATATTTCCCGATGTGGAAGGGGTATTTGCCAGAATGGTTGCCGTTATGGGGAGGGAAGTTTTTTACCTTTTTCGAACCTGTTTTTAATGTTGCAGATGTTGCCATTAGTACTGGTTTTGTAATGTTGCTTGTGTTTAATAAAAAAGCATTTCCTAAGGACTCATAA
- a CDS encoding DUF4097 family beta strand repeat-containing protein — protein MALNAQKRVDKSIDAQGLSTLQIDGNNCFKIRVTASQTNRILIQTNIAGEHNEDMVVVAKRSNDSLMISTRFQPLFEADNDKLSVHKLISVELEIQLPKHMNLNIKSDIASVEAQGDFNTAFIELNQGNCTLASFSGSATVNTVQGDIYVEANYVKVSADSRHGVVKLQKLNFGENHLNLKSIHGDISVFKTE, from the coding sequence ATGGCATTGAACGCTCAAAAGCGTGTCGATAAAAGTATTGATGCACAAGGTCTTTCAACATTGCAAATAGATGGTAATAATTGCTTTAAAATACGTGTAACAGCATCTCAAACAAATCGCATTTTAATTCAGACTAATATTGCTGGCGAACACAACGAAGATATGGTTGTGGTTGCGAAAAGAAGTAATGATTCCTTAATGATTTCTACAAGATTTCAGCCGCTGTTTGAAGCAGATAATGATAAGCTGAGTGTACATAAATTAATATCTGTTGAATTAGAAATACAATTGCCAAAACACATGAACCTCAACATAAAAAGTGATATTGCAAGTGTGGAAGCTCAAGGCGATTTTAACACGGCCTTTATCGAGTTGAATCAGGGAAATTGCACGCTAGCATCCTTTTCAGGTTCTGCAACAGTTAATACGGTTCAAGGCGATATTTACGTAGAAGCTAATTACGTAAAAGTAAGTGCGGATTCAAGACATGGAGTTGTTAAACTTCAGAAGTTAAATTTTGGAGAAAACCATTTGAATTTAAAGTCTATTCATGGAGATATAAGTGTATTTAAAACAGAATAA
- a CDS encoding TraR/DksA family transcriptional regulator — MSVDLNVRHTDKDLAEFKVIIQDKIVKAKRDLDLIKSAYQNDLNNGTDDTSPTFKAFEEGSETMSKERNSQLAIRQEKFIRDLKNALIRIENKTYGVCRVTGKLINKERLKLVPHATLSIEAKNMQ, encoded by the coding sequence ATGAGCGTAGATTTAAATGTAAGACATACAGATAAGGATTTGGCTGAATTTAAAGTAATAATTCAAGACAAAATTGTAAAAGCTAAACGCGATTTAGACTTAATCAAGAGTGCTTATCAAAACGATTTAAATAACGGAACAGACGATACGTCGCCAACGTTTAAAGCGTTTGAAGAAGGTAGCGAAACAATGAGTAAGGAAAGAAATTCTCAATTGGCTATTCGTCAAGAAAAGTTTATCCGTGACCTTAAAAATGCACTAATCCGTATTGAAAATAAAACATACGGAGTTTGTCGTGTTACAGGTAAATTAATAAATAAAGAACGTTTAAAATTAGTACCTCATGCAACGCTTAGTATCGAAGCTAAGAACATGCAATAA